In Pseudophryne corroboree isolate aPseCor3 chromosome 2, aPseCor3.hap2, whole genome shotgun sequence, the sequence aaattaaaaataggggggggggaataaaaaaaaaagaatcgataacttctactgctttcaaaaaggtcaatggaagctgaaataatggacaactacctcatggaagccagatacagtctaccaaacagtacttagcagagttaggaatgagtgcttatgaaatacagtaacattttgtcataatatttcagaaactgcatggctggtctcttgcactcttttgctgtaatacaccacctgctttaggatttatattcaaaaacattatgttttcataatcccaaaaacgtcagtctgcttggagagtggtttgttcctttgtaagggtaagagaacaaacgttctcaaacaacggtttctcaatttctttttcctctgggaagggattgtggattcgcaggaatagctgaccatttctgtaatcagaaagcagcgactttctacaaaagtttacattagattacgtttggcaaaaaaaaaaaaaaaactacagaatcccatttaagatgtcttcaccaaatcgtagacataaatatggaaatcgtcatcaaacttaataaagtacacagatggttcagcttcaacttgatgaataaccatgccagtcttTTTTAAGCCAttttctttggcatattccacctgcttgcccaccaggctttccacaacctcccctggttctctttcagctggaggggaatcatttgaatCTGGCATGATCCGTAGATCTCCTTCCTTATAgccatctaaaagttgatacatatataagactgggtccttttcataggttacataataataaaaccatgtgttcataataggtgctcgtgctaataccatccctcgccactcatccttggaaccatcctctgtttcaaacatatgctccactgctttaccaatcattgtgtcagccaaatgggcattgctgattcgggatgaggcaactctgtttggtagaacttcaagagcagacaccctttcatacttgtgaagctcaagtccatagacacaatcaaatccatcatactttataagatagagggagggattcactggtacttgatccagaactgttcctttccactgggttattggcccactgccctctttccacccatgctgtattctacagcctacaatatttcgccttggctgggagattggtttacttggtcccatattgtttcaatgtttcttatgagatgtggtacagttgaagattattaaagtaagacaatggataagcacatgagggaagagggccctgctcataagagtttacaatctaaaggggaggggtagacagacatgggtgacacagatggggtacatagagaacgtggaacagagggttaggttgagatttggctgggtttggtgaagaagtggacccccaaaaggcacaagtgaatacttaacattgcaacattttactgggctatgcagtagaaaattaaaaataggggggggggaataaaaaaaagaatcgataacttctactgctttcaaaaaggtcaatggaagctgaaataatggacaactacctcatggaagccagatacagtataccaaacagtacttagcagagttaggaatgagtgcttatgaaatacagtaacattttgtcataatatttcagaaactgcatggctggtctcttgcactcttttgctgtaatacaccacctgctttaggatttatattcaaaaacattatgttgccataatcccaaaaacgtcagtctgcttggaaagtggtttgttcctttgtaagcgtaagagaacaaacgttctcaaacaacggtttctcaatttctttttcctctgggaaaggattgtggattcgcaggaatatctgagcatttctgtaatcagaaagcagcgactttctacaaatgtttacattagattacgtttggcaaaaaaaaaaactacagaatcccatttaggatgtcttcaccaaatcgtagacataaatatggaaatcgtcatcaaacttaatgaagtgcACAGATGGttcagcttcaacttgatgaataaccatgccagtcctttttaagccatcttctttggcatattccacttgcttgcccaccaggctttccacaacctcccctggttctctttcagctggaggggaatcatttgaatCTGGCATGATCCGTAGATCTCCTTCCTTTTAgccatctaaaagttgatacatatataagtctgggtccttttcataggttacataatacaggttgagtatcccttatccaaaatgcttgggaccagaggtattttggatatcggatttttccgtattttggaataattgcataccataatgagatatcatggtgatgggacctaaatttaagcacagaatgcatttatgttacatatacaccttatacacacagcctgaaggtcattttagccaatattttttataactttgtgcatcaagcaaagtgtgtgtacattcacacaattcatttatgtttcatatacatcttatacacacagcctgaaggtcatttaatacaatatttttaataactttgtgtattaaacaaagtttgtgtacattgagccatcaaaaaacaaaggtttcactatctcactctcactcaagaaactccgtatttcggaatattccgtatttcggaatatttggatatgggatactcaacctgtaataaaaccacgtgttcataataggtgctcgtgctaataccatccctcgccactcatccttggaaccatcctctgtttcaaacatatgctccactgctttaccaatccttgtgtcagccaaatgggcattgctgattcgggatgaggcaactctgtctggtagaacttcaagagcagacaccctttcatacttgtgaagctcaagttcatagacacaatcaaatccatcatactttataagatagagggagggattcactggtacttgatccagaactgttcctttccactgggttattggcccactgccctctttccacccatgctgtattctacagcctacaatatttcgccttggctgggagattggtttacctggtcccatattgtttcaatgtttcttatgagatgtggtacagttgaagattattaaagtaagacaatggataagcacatgagggaagagggccctgctcataagagtttacaatctaaaggggaggggtagacagacatgggtgacacatatggggtacatagagaacgtggaacagagggttaggttgagatttggctgggtttggtgaagaagtggacccccaaaaggcacaagtcaatacttaacattgcaacattttactgggctatgcagtagaaaattaaaaataggggaaggggggaatcgataacttctactgctttcaaaaaggtcaatggaagctgaaataatggacaactacctcatggaagccagatacagtataccaaacagtacttagcagagttaggaatgagtgcttatgaaatacagtaacattttgtcataatatttcagaaactgcatggctggtctcttgcactcttttgctgtaatacaccacctgctttaggatttatattcaaaaacattatgtttccataatcccaaaaacgtcagtctgcttggaaagtggtttgttcctttgtaagggtaagagaacaaacgttctcaaacaacggtttctcaatttctttttcctctgggaagggattgtggattcgcaggaatagctgaccatttctgtaatcagaaagcagcgactttctacaaatgtttacattagattacgtttggcaaaaaaaaaaaaaaaaatacagaatcccatttaagatgtcttcaccaaatcgtagacataaatatggaaatcgtcatcaaacttaa encodes:
- the LOC135051214 gene encoding spindlin-W-like codes for the protein MGPSKPISQPRRNIVGCRIQHGWKEGSGPITQWKGTVLDQVPVNPSLYLIKYDGFDCVYGLELHKYERVSALEVLPNRVASSRISNAHLADTMIGKAVEHMFETEDGSKDEWRGMVLARAPIMNTWFYYYVTYEKDPVLYMYQLLDGYKEGDLRIMPDSNDSPPAEREPGEVVESLVGKQVEYAKENGLKKTGMVIHQVEAEPSVYFIKFDDDFHIYVYDLVKTS